From Micromonospora rifamycinica, a single genomic window includes:
- a CDS encoding TlpA family protein disulfide reductase, producing the protein MWSSYPGTRPGGRPAARLALAVTLAGTLLAASACAVGPTTAQPAAEVAVPIATSSPLPAEPTPTGAPATTGAPAVVPDALRFTARTLDGTAFSAAALAGRPVVLWFWAPWCATCASQAWTVAEIAPKYRETVPIVGVAGLGEQKAMRSFVTEFELGGTTQIDDRAGALWRRFEIVEQSTFLIIDREGKVVHQGFLDGEDLTRRVAALAG; encoded by the coding sequence ATGTGGTCGTCGTACCCCGGGACCCGGCCGGGTGGCCGCCCGGCCGCCCGGCTCGCCCTCGCCGTCACCCTGGCCGGCACCCTGTTGGCCGCCTCGGCGTGCGCCGTCGGGCCGACGACGGCGCAACCCGCCGCCGAGGTCGCCGTGCCGATCGCCACCTCGTCGCCGCTGCCCGCTGAGCCGACCCCGACCGGGGCACCCGCCACCACCGGGGCACCCGCCGTGGTGCCCGACGCGCTGCGCTTCACCGCCAGGACCCTCGACGGTACGGCGTTCTCCGCCGCCGCCCTGGCCGGCCGCCCGGTGGTGCTCTGGTTCTGGGCGCCCTGGTGCGCCACCTGCGCCAGCCAGGCCTGGACGGTGGCCGAGATCGCCCCGAAGTACCGGGAGACCGTGCCGATCGTCGGGGTGGCCGGGCTCGGCGAGCAGAAGGCGATGCGCAGCTTCGTCACCGAGTTCGAGCTCGGCGGCACCACCCAGATCGACGACCGGGCCGGCGCGCTGTGGCGGCGCTTCGAGATCGTCGAACAGAGCACCTTCCTGATCATCGATCGGGAGGGGAAGGTCGTCCACCAGGGCTTCCTCGACGGTGAGGACCTGACCCGCCGGGTCGCCGCGCTGGCCGGCTGA
- a CDS encoding DUF6879 family protein, which produces MGSPVTDPTAFRRLFESFQHAAFKLEVRRSYGVPAEDEPFRVFLTGADPGIDWLRPWLDLMRAETARGKRVERVRVVDEPPSDYLRFEMSVTPHNIAAGEDIRYLDRRRATELALPHYDFWLFDSQLVAFLHFTEDDRFVGFSTTEDPAEVLRHCQSRDRAWTRATPFSAPPAPVAAAA; this is translated from the coding sequence ATGGGGTCGCCCGTCACCGACCCCACCGCTTTCCGACGCCTTTTCGAGAGTTTCCAGCACGCCGCCTTCAAGCTGGAGGTCCGCCGGTCGTACGGCGTGCCCGCCGAGGACGAGCCGTTCCGGGTCTTTCTCACCGGGGCGGACCCGGGCATCGACTGGCTGCGGCCGTGGCTCGACCTGATGCGGGCCGAGACGGCACGGGGCAAGCGGGTGGAGCGGGTCCGGGTCGTCGACGAGCCGCCGAGCGACTACCTGCGGTTCGAGATGTCGGTGACGCCCCACAACATCGCGGCGGGCGAGGACATCCGCTACCTCGACCGTCGCCGGGCGACCGAGCTGGCGCTGCCGCACTACGACTTCTGGCTGTTCGACTCGCAGCTCGTCGCGTTCCTGCACTTCACCGAGGACGACCGGTTCGTGGGCTTCAGCACCACCGAGGACCCGGCCGAGGTGTTGCGGCACTGCCAGTCCCGCGACCGGGCCTGGACGCGGGCCACTCCCTTCTCGGCGCCGCCGGCCCCGGTGGCGGCAGCGGCCTGA
- a CDS encoding L,D-transpeptidase: MLFDRMIERWGRGPLAAVVGVPTLLALALLVGAALRADTPLPGQRAAPPSPTVAAPGEDETVPPAAPAPAGLPVVDYDPAPAGFPADPRPLDVTPLTEGLTPTRKIAAYDAPGGRPRALLAPTISGVELTMPVVERRTGWTAVLLPSASRRVAWLPQGGWTPVALRDQIVVQRRTHQLTWNRHGKPVRSWPVSLGLPGQETPLGRTFILGTTPPPEPVYGGVDIFALGAVPDDPDAVPSGLKGAHIGLHTWQDDDTLGQDVTNGCIRLTRTAQQTLLAEIRPGTELVVVDALPTS; the protein is encoded by the coding sequence GTGCTGTTTGACCGGATGATCGAGCGCTGGGGGCGGGGTCCGCTCGCCGCTGTCGTCGGCGTACCGACGCTGCTGGCACTGGCCCTGCTGGTCGGCGCGGCGCTACGGGCCGACACGCCCCTTCCCGGCCAACGGGCCGCCCCACCGTCGCCCACCGTGGCCGCCCCCGGCGAGGACGAGACGGTGCCGCCCGCCGCACCGGCCCCCGCCGGGCTGCCGGTGGTCGACTACGACCCGGCCCCCGCCGGCTTCCCGGCCGACCCCCGCCCGCTCGACGTCACCCCGCTGACCGAGGGGCTCACCCCCACCCGGAAGATCGCCGCGTACGACGCACCCGGCGGACGCCCGCGCGCCCTGCTCGCGCCCACCATCAGCGGGGTCGAGCTGACCATGCCGGTGGTGGAGCGCCGCACCGGCTGGACGGCGGTCCTGCTGCCCTCGGCGAGCCGCCGGGTGGCCTGGCTGCCCCAGGGTGGCTGGACCCCGGTCGCCCTGCGGGACCAGATCGTGGTGCAGCGACGGACCCACCAGCTCACCTGGAACCGGCACGGCAAGCCGGTACGCAGCTGGCCGGTCAGCCTCGGCCTGCCCGGCCAGGAGACCCCGCTCGGCCGGACCTTCATCCTCGGCACCACGCCCCCACCCGAACCGGTCTACGGCGGGGTGGACATCTTCGCGCTCGGCGCCGTCCCGGACGACCCGGACGCGGTCCCCAGCGGCCTCAAGGGCGCGCACATCGGCCTGCACACCTGGCAGGACGACGACACCCTCGGCCAGGACGTCACGAACGGCTGCATCCGCCTGACCCGCACCGCCCAGCAGACCCTCCTCGCCGAGATACGCCCCGGCACCGAACTGGTCGTCGTCGACGCCCTCCCCACCTCCTGA
- a CDS encoding NADH-quinone oxidoreductase subunit NuoF family protein, producing MMRTKVPPVACVGEPRLTAGFAEFGRLDLMAHETVHGPIGPMEPANLLRLAEAIQLKGKGGAGFPFYRKFKAVLESCERQDLPAVVVVNATEGEPASWKDKVLLTRAPHLILDGAALSAYALDAEEIVLCVADDLIGRDSLTEALAERRMPVPTSIVTVPHRFISGEGGALVNGINGLPHIPPGTKKRSSDSGVRNLPTLLSNAETYAQVAIAARLGPYEYAALGTDDEPGTVLLTVTGQAKRPAVVECAAGTPLRDILELCEVPEGPGILMGGYHGRWITWEAAQRAEITRRSLTSVGGTLGAGIIIPLGRDTCPLGEAAQVVRYLAGESAGQCGPCKRGLPDLARAVDLAVSGSAPVEVVRAAAGDVKGRGACSHPDGTSRFALSAMEVFADDLRQHTTGEGCGKRVKGVMGLPGAPDADPRMLTLDWSRCDGHGLCAHVVPDFIRLDGNGYPAFPSTPVPTWLKEGAMKAVKVCPELALRLVEVK from the coding sequence GTGATGCGGACCAAGGTCCCCCCGGTCGCCTGCGTCGGCGAGCCCCGGCTGACCGCCGGCTTCGCCGAGTTCGGCCGGCTCGACCTGATGGCGCACGAGACGGTGCACGGCCCGATCGGTCCGATGGAACCGGCCAACCTGCTCCGGCTGGCCGAGGCCATCCAGCTCAAGGGCAAGGGCGGGGCGGGCTTCCCGTTCTACCGCAAGTTCAAGGCGGTGCTCGAGTCCTGCGAACGGCAGGACCTGCCCGCCGTGGTGGTGGTCAACGCCACCGAGGGGGAGCCTGCGAGCTGGAAGGACAAGGTGCTGCTCACCCGGGCACCGCACCTCATCCTCGACGGCGCCGCGCTGTCCGCGTACGCGCTGGACGCCGAGGAGATCGTGCTCTGCGTCGCCGACGACCTGATCGGCCGGGACTCGCTCACCGAAGCCCTCGCCGAGCGCCGGATGCCGGTGCCCACCAGCATCGTCACCGTGCCGCACCGGTTCATCTCCGGCGAGGGCGGCGCACTGGTCAACGGGATCAACGGGCTGCCGCACATCCCACCGGGCACCAAGAAGCGGTCCAGCGACTCGGGCGTGCGTAACCTGCCGACCCTGCTGTCCAACGCCGAGACGTACGCCCAGGTGGCCATCGCCGCCCGGCTCGGCCCGTACGAGTACGCCGCGCTCGGCACCGACGACGAGCCGGGCACGGTGCTGCTCACCGTCACCGGCCAGGCCAAACGCCCCGCCGTGGTGGAGTGCGCCGCCGGCACCCCGCTGCGGGACATCCTCGAACTCTGCGAGGTGCCGGAGGGGCCGGGCATCCTGATGGGCGGCTACCACGGCCGGTGGATCACCTGGGAGGCGGCGCAGCGGGCCGAGATCACCCGCAGGAGCCTCACCAGCGTCGGCGGCACCCTCGGCGCGGGCATCATCATCCCGCTCGGTCGGGACACCTGCCCGCTCGGCGAGGCCGCCCAGGTGGTCCGTTACCTGGCCGGGGAGTCCGCCGGGCAGTGCGGGCCGTGCAAGCGCGGCCTGCCCGACCTGGCCCGCGCCGTCGACCTGGCGGTCTCCGGCAGCGCACCGGTGGAGGTCGTCCGGGCCGCCGCCGGTGACGTCAAGGGCCGGGGCGCGTGCAGCCACCCCGACGGTACGTCCCGTTTCGCGCTCTCCGCGATGGAGGTGTTCGCCGACGACCTGCGGCAGCACACCACCGGCGAGGGGTGCGGCAAACGGGTCAAGGGCGTGATGGGGCTGCCCGGTGCACCCGACGCCGACCCGCGCATGCTCACCCTGGACTGGTCCCGCTGCGACGGGCACGGGCTCTGCGCCCACGTCGTGCCGGACTTCATCCGACTCGACGGCAACGGCTACCCCGCCTTCCCGTCCACCCCCGTGCCGACCTGGCTGAAGGAGGGGGCGATGAAGGCGGTCAAGGTCTGCCCCGAACTCGCGCTGCGGCTGGTCGAGGTCAAGTAG
- a CDS encoding PIN domain-containing protein codes for MNGLVLDTSALLAYASGTSVEPGSMITLAEEDPEQQLWVPALCLGQAQLELAGTASAALLDLLFTEDRDIQVAVYDAATSRRVARLAARTQVSLDAAHAVTTAVLYRCYLVTRDPKALTPALPPGMEILDISETWD; via the coding sequence GTGAACGGCCTGGTCCTCGACACCTCTGCGCTGCTCGCTTACGCCTCGGGAACCAGTGTCGAGCCCGGTTCCATGATCACTCTCGCCGAGGAGGACCCGGAGCAGCAGCTGTGGGTGCCCGCGCTCTGCCTCGGGCAGGCGCAGCTCGAACTGGCGGGTACCGCCTCCGCCGCCCTCCTCGACCTGCTGTTCACCGAGGACCGTGACATTCAGGTGGCCGTATACGACGCCGCCACGAGCCGGCGGGTGGCGCGGCTGGCGGCGCGTACACAGGTGTCGTTGGATGCCGCGCACGCCGTCACCACCGCCGTGCTCTACCGCTGCTATCTGGTCACCCGGGATCCGAAGGCCCTGACGCCGGCGCTGCCCCCGGGAATGGAGATCCTCGACATCAGCGAGACCTGGGACTGA
- a CDS encoding alpha/beta hydrolase translates to MGNTSGGPVDTVVFVHGLWMTPRSWEGWAERYAARGFRVLAPAWPGFDREVTALRADPGTVAGTTLRQVIDHYAAVIRELPSAPIVIGHSFGGLVAQVLADRQLGAAVVAVASAPVKGVLRLPISTLRASYPVLHSPVNRHRGVQISPDEFRYAFGNTLQPDDSDRAWRRYAVPAAGHVLFEGAFANLDPHSAAAVDTGRDDRPPLLLIAGGEDHVAPPSLVKANAGLYQKSRAVTAYHEFPGRSHFTVGEPGWEAVADYALDWATRMTQAPVAAGDAPRR, encoded by the coding sequence ATGGGGAACACGTCGGGCGGGCCGGTCGACACGGTGGTGTTCGTACACGGGCTGTGGATGACACCGCGGAGCTGGGAGGGGTGGGCCGAGCGGTACGCGGCACGGGGGTTCCGGGTGCTCGCGCCGGCCTGGCCGGGCTTCGACCGGGAGGTGACCGCGCTGCGCGCCGACCCGGGCACGGTCGCCGGCACCACCCTGCGACAGGTGATCGACCACTACGCGGCGGTGATCCGTGAGCTGCCGAGCGCACCGATCGTGATCGGCCACTCGTTCGGCGGGCTGGTCGCCCAGGTGCTGGCCGACCGGCAACTCGGCGCGGCCGTCGTGGCGGTGGCGTCCGCCCCGGTCAAGGGGGTGCTCCGGCTGCCGATCAGCACGCTGCGGGCGTCGTACCCGGTGCTGCACAGCCCGGTGAACCGGCACCGGGGGGTGCAGATCAGCCCGGACGAGTTCCGGTACGCCTTCGGTAACACCCTCCAGCCGGACGACTCCGACCGGGCCTGGCGGCGCTACGCCGTCCCGGCCGCCGGGCACGTGCTGTTCGAGGGGGCGTTCGCCAACCTCGACCCGCACTCGGCCGCAGCGGTCGACACCGGCCGCGACGACCGGCCGCCGCTGCTGCTGATCGCCGGCGGCGAGGACCACGTGGCCCCGCCCTCGCTGGTCAAGGCGAACGCCGGGCTCTACCAGAAGTCGCGGGCGGTGACCGCTTACCACGAGTTTCCCGGCCGCTCCCACTTCACGGTGGGTGAGCCGGGCTGGGAGGCGGTCGCCGACTACGCCCTGGACTGGGCGACCCGGATGACGCAGGCCCCGGTGGCGGCGGGCGACGCACCCCGGCGCTGA
- a CDS encoding ATP-binding protein has product MASVMGDDRNRADNDFSGRSAAVVQAGLIQGDVHLRTVTETPLPSPRQLPPATKGFIDREVHIQQLDSLLDEVELITDKARLPVVTISTISGSAGVGKTALAVHWAHRVRERFPDGDLYINLRGYDAVPPLTPHEALDGFLRAMDVPAEKVPRDLHDRTALYRSLTTGRRMLILLDNAATAEQVRPLLPAAPSCMVLITSRSRLSGLAVRDGAIRAVLDVLSHQDATRLLRVTIGAERVDRQPEAAARLIALCSHLPLALRIVADRARLDEERPLGELVEELAAEESRLDALAVEDDDLSAVRTVFSWSYQALRAETARMFRLVGLHPGADIALDAAARLAGCAPSVARRHLESLVGLHLLTRSGPHRFRLHDLLRLYAMERATLDESPEAVHAARERLLRWYLHHTYAAYRAILPQGRPLPGVDVPPDATLDDALRWCEHERLNLLDVVRAAPGWGHHRLGWQIALASMAFFERRSYWKAWIDSHLAGLDCARHLSDRQAEGWLMLSLGDAWWDRGDLDEAGRCYAGSLEAARDVADAWTTGYALRGCGLVEEDRGDFAEATRYAREALLTFRQSGEERGTGLALMSLGNALRGAGRYAEALASYDDAMTVFERLRNRWSQGLVALHRGQTLLHAGEPAPALAAVTSAAALFRELGDRRHAALARSYEGDAQLRLHQPHAAREALADALLTLLELDDPLAADVRRRLAALDHDTTTPDQQEEQDG; this is encoded by the coding sequence GTGGCCAGTGTCATGGGTGACGACCGGAACCGGGCGGACAACGACTTTTCCGGCCGCAGCGCGGCGGTGGTGCAGGCCGGGCTCATCCAGGGCGACGTGCACCTGCGGACGGTCACCGAGACGCCGTTGCCGTCACCACGGCAGTTGCCGCCCGCGACCAAGGGTTTCATCGACCGCGAGGTGCACATCCAGCAACTCGACTCGCTGCTCGACGAGGTGGAACTGATCACCGACAAGGCCCGGTTGCCCGTCGTCACCATCTCCACCATCTCGGGCAGCGCCGGGGTGGGAAAGACGGCACTGGCCGTGCACTGGGCGCACCGGGTGCGGGAACGCTTCCCCGACGGTGACCTCTACATCAACCTGCGTGGCTACGACGCCGTGCCGCCGCTGACCCCGCACGAGGCCCTCGACGGGTTCCTCCGGGCGATGGACGTGCCCGCCGAGAAGGTCCCCCGGGACCTGCACGACCGCACCGCGCTGTACCGGTCGCTGACCACCGGCCGGCGGATGCTGATCCTGCTCGACAACGCCGCCACCGCCGAGCAGGTGCGGCCACTGCTCCCCGCCGCACCGAGCTGCATGGTGCTCATCACGAGCCGCAGCCGGCTCTCCGGGCTGGCCGTCCGCGACGGTGCCATCCGGGCGGTGCTGGACGTGCTGTCGCACCAGGACGCGACCCGGCTGCTCAGGGTGACCATCGGGGCCGAGCGGGTGGACCGGCAACCCGAGGCGGCGGCGCGGCTGATCGCGCTCTGCTCGCACCTGCCGCTCGCCCTGCGGATCGTCGCCGACCGCGCCCGGCTCGACGAGGAGCGACCGCTCGGGGAGCTGGTCGAGGAGTTGGCCGCCGAGGAGAGCCGCCTCGACGCGCTGGCCGTCGAGGACGACGACCTGTCGGCCGTCCGCACGGTCTTCTCCTGGTCCTACCAGGCCCTGCGGGCCGAGACGGCGCGGATGTTCCGGCTGGTCGGCCTGCACCCCGGAGCCGACATCGCGCTCGACGCGGCGGCCCGCCTCGCCGGCTGCGCCCCGTCGGTTGCGCGCCGGCACCTCGAATCGCTCGTCGGACTGCACCTGCTCACCCGCAGCGGACCCCACCGGTTCCGGCTGCACGACCTGCTGAGGCTGTACGCGATGGAACGAGCGACCCTCGACGAGAGCCCGGAGGCCGTCCACGCCGCCCGGGAGCGACTGCTGCGGTGGTACCTGCACCACACCTACGCGGCCTACCGGGCGATCCTGCCGCAGGGGCGGCCGCTGCCCGGCGTCGACGTCCCACCCGACGCGACGCTCGACGACGCGCTGCGGTGGTGCGAGCACGAACGGCTCAACCTGCTCGACGTCGTCCGCGCCGCGCCCGGGTGGGGCCATCACCGGCTCGGGTGGCAGATCGCGCTCGCCAGCATGGCCTTCTTCGAGCGCAGGTCCTACTGGAAGGCGTGGATCGACAGTCACCTGGCGGGCCTGGACTGCGCCCGGCACCTGAGCGACCGCCAGGCCGAGGGGTGGCTGATGCTCAGCCTCGGCGACGCCTGGTGGGACCGGGGTGACCTCGACGAGGCCGGACGCTGCTACGCCGGCTCACTGGAAGCGGCACGGGACGTCGCCGACGCGTGGACCACCGGGTACGCCCTGCGCGGATGCGGCCTGGTCGAGGAGGACCGGGGAGACTTCGCCGAGGCGACCCGCTACGCCCGGGAGGCGCTGCTGACCTTCCGGCAGTCGGGCGAGGAACGCGGCACCGGCCTGGCCCTGATGAGCCTCGGCAACGCGCTACGCGGCGCCGGCCGCTACGCCGAGGCCCTCGCCTCGTACGACGACGCGATGACGGTCTTCGAGCGGCTGCGGAACCGGTGGAGTCAGGGGCTGGTCGCCCTCCACCGGGGGCAGACGCTGCTGCACGCCGGTGAGCCCGCCCCGGCGTTGGCGGCGGTCACCTCGGCCGCCGCGCTGTTCCGCGAACTCGGCGACCGCCGGCACGCCGCCCTGGCCCGCTCGTACGAGGGCGACGCCCAGCTCCGGCTCCATCAGCCGCACGCCGCCCGCGAAGCGCTCGCCGACGCGCTGCTGACCCTGCTGGAACTCGACGACCCCCTCGCGGCGGACGTGCGCCGACGCCTGGCCGCCCTCGACCACGACACCACCACTCCGGACCAGCAGGAGGAGCAGGATGGATGA
- a CDS encoding site-2 protease family protein yields the protein MRATFRLGRIAGVPVGVNWSVLVIFALIGWLLSADQFPRSYPDRSGWAYLSAGLAAAVVFFLGLLAHEVSHAVVAKRHGIEVAGITLWLFGGVAELRGEAPDPGAELRIAGVGPLVSLLLGVFFGAIAVVLALAGQDGLLLGSVSWLAGINVLLAVFNILPAAPLDGGRLLSAAVWKATGDRARASVVAARAGWVLGVLLIGLGLWQFLAGYGVGGIWLALIGWFLIGAAGLEERQARLGSALSGVRVGEVMTPQPQTASAELTVADFVDHYLFAYRHTALPLTEDGRPVGLVTLDRVRGTPTDRRAATTLGEVSCRADDLVLARPEEQLTDLLPRLTGCADGRALVVTGDQLVGIVSPSDISRAVQRASLRDQPAGHR from the coding sequence ATGAGGGCGACCTTCCGGCTCGGCCGGATCGCGGGGGTGCCCGTCGGGGTCAACTGGAGCGTCCTGGTCATCTTCGCGCTGATCGGGTGGCTGCTCTCCGCCGACCAGTTCCCCCGCTCGTACCCCGACCGGTCCGGTTGGGCGTACCTGTCGGCCGGGCTGGCGGCGGCGGTGGTCTTCTTCCTCGGGCTGCTGGCCCACGAGGTGTCCCACGCGGTGGTGGCGAAACGGCACGGTATCGAGGTGGCGGGGATCACGCTGTGGCTCTTCGGCGGCGTCGCCGAGCTACGCGGCGAGGCCCCCGACCCGGGTGCGGAGCTGCGCATCGCCGGGGTCGGCCCGCTGGTCAGCCTGCTCCTCGGGGTCTTCTTCGGGGCGATCGCGGTGGTGCTGGCCCTGGCCGGGCAGGACGGGCTGCTGCTCGGCTCGGTGTCCTGGCTGGCCGGGATCAACGTGCTGCTGGCGGTCTTCAACATCCTGCCCGCCGCTCCGCTGGACGGCGGCCGGTTGCTCAGCGCCGCCGTCTGGAAGGCCACCGGCGACCGGGCCAGGGCATCGGTGGTGGCCGCCCGCGCCGGCTGGGTGCTCGGCGTGCTGCTGATCGGCCTGGGTCTCTGGCAGTTCCTGGCCGGCTACGGGGTGGGCGGGATCTGGCTGGCGCTGATCGGCTGGTTCCTGATCGGCGCGGCCGGGCTGGAGGAACGCCAGGCCCGGCTGGGCAGCGCGCTGTCCGGTGTCCGGGTCGGCGAGGTGATGACCCCGCAGCCGCAGACCGCCTCGGCGGAGCTGACCGTCGCCGACTTCGTCGACCACTACCTCTTCGCCTACCGGCACACGGCGTTGCCGCTCACCGAGGACGGCCGGCCGGTCGGCCTGGTCACCCTGGACCGGGTCCGGGGCACCCCGACCGACCGGCGGGCCGCCACCACGCTGGGTGAGGTGTCCTGCCGGGCCGACGACCTGGTGCTGGCCCGGCCGGAGGAGCAGCTCACCGACCTGCTCCCCCGGCTCACCGGATGTGCCGACGGCCGGGCGCTGGTGGTGACCGGTGACCAGCTCGTGGGCATCGTCTCCCCCAGCGACATCAGCCGCGCCGTCCAGCGGGCCAGCCTGCGCGACCAGCCCGCCGGACACCGCTAG
- a CDS encoding prolyl oligopeptidase family serine peptidase — MTLIDEGDDPYRWLEDLDGADAAGWVRDRNAATVAALTGDDAFVAAQAEIRQVLDADDRIPYPGWRGDGHYYDYWRDAVHPRGLWRRTTLAQYRRPEPAWDVLLDLDALAAAEDENWVWGGVTVLKPGHRRCLVSLSRGGKDAVVVREYDLDTRTFVADGFTLAEAKSDVTWIDVDRIYVGTDLGPGSLTASGYPRVIRRWRRGTPLTEAEIVYEGQVDDVSVYASHDPTPGYERDFVGRSLDFYRTRSLLLTPDGRQLPVPVPDDAQWDVHREWLLVRTRSPWEVAGVTHPAGALLAARFDDFLAGGRELTVLFEPDERTALSYHVWTRHHLILATLVDVRRRLAVLTPDGPEPADAPQPAVGSGSPDRPVAGGGGRWRREPLAGAAEDDDSWIVDTDPDLGDDYLIASTGYLRPATLGLGRIGGPVEVLKREPAFFDATGMTVRQFFATSADGTRVPYSVVGDPTAAAGPTLLTGYGGFEVSLTAHYDGVVGRCWLARGGSYVVANIRGGGEYGPRWHRAALRENRPRAYEDFAAVAEDLVARGITTPEKLGIEGGSNGGLLMGAMLTRYPMLVGAVVANVPLLDMRRFHRLLAGASWMAEYGDPDLPADWAFLRGYSPYHNVRPGVRYPPVLLVTSTRDDRVHPGHARKMAALLGEHGYDVSYYENVEGGHGAASNNEQRAFLSALTFRFLWRRLGGR; from the coding sequence GTGACGCTGATCGATGAGGGTGACGATCCGTACCGCTGGTTGGAGGACCTGGACGGGGCGGACGCCGCCGGCTGGGTCCGCGACCGCAACGCGGCGACCGTCGCGGCGCTGACCGGTGACGACGCGTTCGTCGCGGCGCAGGCCGAGATCCGCCAGGTGCTCGACGCCGACGACCGCATCCCGTACCCGGGCTGGCGCGGCGACGGGCACTACTACGACTACTGGCGGGACGCGGTGCACCCCCGGGGGCTGTGGCGGCGTACCACGTTGGCGCAGTACCGGCGGCCCGAACCGGCCTGGGACGTGCTGCTCGACCTGGACGCGCTGGCCGCCGCCGAGGACGAGAACTGGGTCTGGGGCGGGGTGACGGTGCTCAAACCCGGCCACCGGCGCTGCCTGGTCAGCCTGTCCCGGGGCGGCAAGGACGCGGTGGTGGTCCGCGAGTACGACCTGGACACCCGCACCTTCGTCGCCGACGGGTTCACCCTCGCCGAGGCCAAGAGCGACGTCACCTGGATCGACGTCGACCGGATCTACGTCGGCACCGATCTCGGCCCCGGTTCGCTGACCGCCTCCGGCTATCCGAGGGTGATCCGCCGGTGGCGGCGGGGCACCCCGCTGACCGAGGCCGAGATCGTGTACGAGGGACAGGTCGACGACGTGTCCGTGTACGCCTCGCACGACCCGACGCCCGGGTACGAGCGCGACTTCGTGGGCCGCAGCCTGGACTTCTACCGGACCCGGAGCCTGCTGCTGACCCCCGACGGGAGGCAGCTCCCGGTCCCGGTCCCCGATGACGCCCAGTGGGACGTGCACCGGGAGTGGCTGCTGGTCCGGACGCGGTCGCCGTGGGAGGTCGCCGGGGTGACCCATCCGGCCGGGGCGCTGCTGGCGGCCCGGTTCGACGACTTCCTCGCCGGTGGCCGTGAGCTGACGGTGCTGTTCGAGCCCGACGAGCGGACCGCGCTCAGCTACCACGTCTGGACCCGGCACCACCTGATCCTGGCCACCCTGGTCGACGTACGACGGCGGTTGGCCGTGCTGACCCCCGACGGCCCGGAACCGGCCGATGCCCCGCAGCCGGCCGTCGGGTCGGGGTCTCCCGACCGGCCGGTGGCGGGCGGTGGCGGGCGGTGGCGGCGGGAGCCGTTGGCCGGGGCGGCGGAGGACGACGACAGCTGGATCGTGGACACCGATCCGGATCTCGGCGACGACTACCTGATCGCCTCGACCGGCTACCTGCGGCCGGCGACGCTGGGGCTGGGGCGGATCGGCGGCCCGGTCGAGGTCCTCAAGCGGGAACCGGCTTTCTTCGACGCCACCGGCATGACCGTGCGCCAGTTCTTCGCCACCTCCGCCGACGGAACCCGGGTGCCGTACTCCGTGGTGGGCGACCCGACGGCGGCCGCCGGGCCGACGCTGCTCACCGGGTACGGCGGGTTCGAGGTGTCGCTGACCGCCCACTACGACGGGGTGGTCGGCCGGTGCTGGCTGGCCCGGGGCGGCAGCTACGTGGTGGCGAACATCCGGGGCGGCGGGGAGTACGGCCCGCGGTGGCACCGGGCGGCGCTGCGCGAGAACCGCCCCCGGGCGTACGAGGACTTCGCCGCGGTCGCCGAAGACCTGGTGGCGCGGGGGATCACCACCCCGGAGAAGCTCGGCATCGAGGGCGGCAGCAACGGCGGGCTGCTGATGGGGGCGATGCTGACCCGCTACCCGATGCTGGTCGGCGCGGTGGTGGCGAACGTGCCGCTGCTGGACATGCGGCGCTTCCACCGGCTGCTCGCCGGGGCATCCTGGATGGCCGAGTACGGCGACCCGGACCTGCCCGCCGACTGGGCGTTCCTGCGGGGCTACTCGCCGTACCACAACGTGCGGCCCGGGGTGCGGTACCCGCCGGTCCTGCTGGTCACCTCGACCCGGGACGACCGGGTGCACCCGGGGCACGCCCGCAAGATGGCCGCGCTGCTGGGCGAGCACGGCTACGACGTGTCGTACTACGAGAACGTCGAGGGCGGGCACGGCGCGGCGAGCAACAACGAGCAACGGGCGTTCCTGTCGGCGTTGACGTTCCGCTTTCTGTGGCGGCGGTTGGGTGGCCGTTGA